The Solanum pennellii chromosome 7, SPENNV200 DNA segment TTCCATTTGTAAACGGATGACCGTAACAAGACGTATGAACCATCAAATCACAACCGTCACATAAAACGATTGGATCTGATGGATCTCCGTCTGTGCTATTACAAATAACACAAACAATCCCATCATCTTCATCCACATCGATGTCATCATTTGTTATTGCTTCAACTattttttcttccttgattTCATCGCCATCAAAACAAACTGGGTTATACTCCTCATTGAGATCAAATGGATGAAAAGCCCAAACACGTTTCTTCGCGGGCAAACAGAGAGTAGTAACAGTCTGGTTATTTGTAAAAGGTGGGGTAGTTTCTGGAGAGAATTTTCGCTTTTTAGCAGGAAGTTTTGATGATGAAACAGACCCATTTTGTTTTTGATCTTGTTGATGCATCATCATGAATCTTTTGGCTGGAGGTAACACTTGAAGTTTGCCACCCATTAGAAGATTTGTGTGAGAAACTGAGATGTGGAAGAAGAGGGAAAAGAGGAGGATGAAGTAGAGAAAATTTGGAACAAAAAACCCGGGAAGATTAGCAGttaaattatttgagtttttgaaaattctgAATTTCTGCCATTGATTTTGAACTTTTGCAGTTTCAGTTTAGCGGGAAGTTCAAAGAGAGTGGCTCCAAACTTTAGAATTTTGCGCCAATTTCTGCGCATTAAAACGACGTGGTTCTCCCTCGATACTTTCTccgtttttttaaaaaaaaattacctatattcttgtggtcttaaacacatcacttaaaatattatcatgatttccttttatAGGTCAAACGTCAAAAACTCTGACTAACattttatataatgtattttttcatcatattgatatgcaaaaaattgcaattgaTAGTattctttatataatttttgaatatttaaatttttttatttaaaatatcaaattaatataattttaaaaattaatcaaattaatttttgaaaaacgcAACGTGATAAATAAAAGTGGACAGAAGGAATATGTAATAACTATTATATCTTTTCGATATCTAAGATTgtatgaaaaacaaaaaagaaatatcatgtatcaataaatttgaaaaagattaACAATGAGATTTACCATATTTAACATCTTTCATCCCATTTCAAGTGTTTTATGACAACATTAATGGTTTTTAAAACCATATATAAAATACTAGTACGATTTTTTTTACTCAAGTTCTTAAAATACCATACAgtaagaatttttttgataatcaaattttcaCTATTTTTGATTGCCAACAAGGTAGGATAATTaatttggggaaaagggagtAGGACTGAAAAAGGAGCCACAAAATAGCATTACAATTCACAAGGAGATATAAATATTCCCAGAAATTTGTTCAAAAAACAATCAGTGCTGGAAAATCTACATTGCTGTTAACTGCTACACTTGATAGCACAAGTTGCAAAATAACTGAGATAAATCAATTGCCTTGCCAGACTGAATACTTTAGCCGCGGATTTTGCCTGTTGCATACAACAAACAAAACTTTCTTTAGACGATATGCAAAAACAAACAACACTGTTCTCGTGCATATACCAGTTCAAGTTATCTCAAACAATGGTGTAGATCTAAAAAAGCCAAACACAATAAGGTCTTTACAGCATGAAGGAGAAGAGTATGATATCTTGAATTCATGAGCACAACTACCCCTCCCCaaccaacaaaaagaaaaaagaagaagagcaACCACAACTCGTAATCATAAGAAGATGATTCACTTAAAATCAGTTCACTTATTTAACAATCTACAAGAATCCATGCAAAAAGAACAATACGAGCAACTCATCCAGCTTGTATTGATTCAAAACAGTGTTAGTTTGCTTGCATTACATCCTGTGTTTGCCAAGGATTTCCTAGTTTGTTTTGAGATTTGCATGTCAGTAGGCATAAGTAGGAGATTTTGGGAAACCCCTTGTGTTACAGAATCTCTAATTTTTGTCTTAAAAGATGCATCAGATATAGAGGATTCAAACAACCAACTCAAGCATGTTTGGGATAGAAGTTTAGGTGTTATTACtttaatagaagaagaaaaaaatgactaCTACAACATTTGATGAAACAACTTGGCATTTCGACCAACTTTTTCAAGCTATAATTTTGCAACTGAGAACCTAGTTAGTCTGACTTAATACATTCTTCATAAAAGATACTATTGGTGGTAAGTGTACAAAACAAAATACTTCCTTAAAGTAATCTTCCAGATGGTTGAATGTAAAGATCACTAATTCGCTAGCTTATAATGACTGATCAATGTGGTGATAAGGAATCCATAATGGTGTTAAGTTATGGTAATTTGTACTAAAGAGTAGAGTAAAAGCAATATTTAAATGGTAGTGGATCATTTTATGGAACAGAGGTATCAAAGAAGGAAGCAAGAATTGACTTTCCCTCATACATGTATCTCTTCCCCACATTTGCTGTCAAACTTTTCCACGAGGAAACCATTATGTAAAGTCCAGGACAACCAAAGTTCACAATACTTCATCAATAAAAACATGTTGTCTTAATAAATAGGGCCTAAATATTGCAATATTTCTGTTATTAAATGCTAAAGAGatccaaaagaaaatcaaaaagatagagagaagagaaaactGGTCTTAGAATGTTGctaaattactttaaaaaaacaaGCAGTCATCTGATAAAAGTACTCATTTGGATAATGATAAGTAAACACTCACCCAAAAATTTCATGCTTGTGTCGTCGATGAACTCATTTAGATATTAGTTATAACCTGGAAATAAAAGAAGATTAGAATATGAATTACAAGGATGGGTCTTAAAAAGTAGCAGATTTCATCATATGAATGAAAGACACCTTTGAAAACCTAAAAAAGAGTACATTGCCTTCAAACCATGAGACCAAATAAACAGTGGCTTGAATTACAAACTAGGTTTCGCAGAATCAATAAAGCAGTAGAACAGAATAACAAATATCAAGAAGTACTTGCACTACTTGAGCAAGAAAAACAATCTCGTAGCAACACAGCTAGATTATCTCCCAAAGTTCAACCCCATACGATTCTCCTTCTTTtcagttaattttttttcttcccaaCTCAGTTAGCTTCAGTTTTCTGATGTCTGTCAGCATCCTTACTAATAAAGAATGAAAAGAATTCACCCTTGTAGAGCATGTAAATTATTCACCCTTGTTTTTGAGATGCGGTGCAGCAATGGGAAAGTTATTGCGGTAAAGTTGCCATCCCAGAGCACTCCATCTGTCCACACATGAGTTCATATGTACATGGTTTCCTGGGCCTGTGCCCTATAGAATATCACAATGTGCTAACAGGTAAGAGCACTTCAAAATGTTTGCCTTTAAACCCAATTTAAGGTCATACTTGGAACTTCGAAGAGCTCTGGGATAACTTAAAACTCCATCTTGGGTTAAATGAATTATCGTAAATCTCATATTTCCATCCACAAGTGCAAGTTCATACAGAAATTGCAACTCCTCCCAGCAAATATAAGGGAATGAGAACGGATCACAACAAACGCTACTAGAAAGCTACCATATACCACATTTGATTGAAGTTATTTTGGGCACACAATGCATAGCAGAATGTCCCTCTGTACCTAGTCAACTTTGATACACCAACACGGTACAAGAGAAGTGCTCATCACAAATTTGCAAACAGACTTTAAGCCCCAAATATTTCAATGCCCGTTTAAGTCAAAAGTCATCAAGATTTTATGAGATAAGATGGTAAAAGTAAAAAAGGTAATAAGCTGATAAGATGGTAAAGGTAAAATGGCACATGGAAACTGccttaagctattgaattagcTCTAAGAAAAGTGTCTGCCTTACCAGCTAAACTAATTTACGACATTTAATTACAACACTTAgatatacaaaaaaatcaatatcctTTTAGCAGAGAGAGGGATTATAATTTGTAATCTTTTAATGTCAAACATATCCTACTAGTTTAGTACCACCCACCCACCCCACCCCTCCCCTGTGTAACAGAAAGGTGGCATATACCCAGATTAAGTTTGGAGATTAAATTTTATACTTGTTTCGTTGAAGGTATAACTGAAATTTATACCTCAAACATGGTGTTATTTTATCCCACCCGGGGGATAAATTAGTCCCGTGGTTATAGGATTATAATCCTGGGATAACTTTGGATGCGAACAAATAATATGCACAATGTCATACCATACTGAGCattcaaatctttttttaataatgacaaaaaaaacGATCATCTAAAAGATCCCCGGAACTTTTTCTTATGAGGAAAACATAATGCCTGTGCACTTTTAGACGTGGTAGACAACCAAATCCATAAATGAATCTTTATACTTGATTAAGTGACTTCATCTTTCTTTCACAACGAAAGACGacttttctttacatttttttaacatCAAGAACAATTAATAGCTCGAGCAGCGGAGAAGCACTTAAGAGAAGGGATTTAGGAAGTAGAGTAAGACAAAATACACAAATTGCGAGTCCAGCCAGCAAGATAGTAATGAAGTTGAGGTGAGATTAGATGGAACTGAGGCATCAAATGAAGACGGTTCAGAAATGCAGTTCCAATATTCCAGAAGAGCAATTTGACAGATGTTATGCCTAGCAACAGCACTATAGTAGGAATATCGAAATGGAATACTGCCAAAGTTATGAGATAAGAGAATACCCAGgcaaagtaaaaataaagttCTATAGAACGACAGTAAGTTCAGTTAAGCATGACAAGAATTGAGTACCTGGAGTGCAAGACTCATTAAGTGGTAGTAACATAAGAAAAAACTCACTTAATGGTTAAGATCTGAATGATCCAAGACTcggaagtaaaaaaaaaaaaagacttaatAACAGAGATCTGAAGACCTttattaagtgcaaacaaattgAAGCCTTGGTATATTAGAAGAAGTAAAGTTACTAGAGTATATCAGAGGACCTCTAATGTTTGAGAATCCTTAAATATGGAGTATTGAAACAACACAAACCCAAATAGAGCATTTATGATGCCGACGATTCATTCAGCCAACCCCAACTAGCTTGAAATTGAGGCATAGTTGTTGTTGTAAGAACTGTTAGAACATGAATAGATTTGTAtatttatacaatcctattacatgaataaaattatacaatcctattagaatTAGAGACGAACCCACATGTATAGGTGGGGTGCGCGTGCACCCATTAACTTCgaaaaaaatcatgtatatatagATATCTATCTCAATAGAAACAGCGAATATAATAAGAGCGCACCCTTAGAGAAACATAAAACTGCTTTAGTACGCTGGTAGAAGCGAGGAAATTCACCCCTGGGTTCGATTCTCGTCAACATCCcattttttactctttttattACAAACTTGATGatcatttataacataaaaattgcTAAATAAGGGGTTAGGGTTTttttataacatcaaaattgtCAATAAGGGGATTCAAACTCATGACCATCCAATAGCTATAAATAACTAATCAAATACGACATTATCCATTAATTGTCATTAAAATTCGCTATTATCCATTAATCGTTATTGAAAAATTCGCTATTATCCATTAATCGTTATTGAAAAATTCGCTAATGCTAGCCACTTTAAATCCTGGGTTCGGCTCTGATTAGAATATGAATAAGTTTATACAATTCTACTAGAATAGGAATAgttttatacaatcctatttagaataggaataggaatagaaatagaaataagAATAGTAAATAGTATCCTACTTGTTTAATAACGACGCATCTATTGATTCCAACGCAATCCATATACTTTATACTAGATTTTGAGCACTTTGTTGCTCGGGGGATTTTGGTAGCCTTGTGGGTCGATTATGTAAGTCACTCTATGGTAAAAGTAGTTGTCGCAAGTTTGGCTTGGGTTGTTCAACACagtaattttatcatttatcaCTCTGTATTTTATTGGCATTATGCATCAAATTCAGTATCTCATGAAAAGATTAAGCACATTAAGAttgattgtaaattttgtgAAGTCAACTAATCAACTTGCAGATATCTCACCAAGCCCCTCATCGGTCCTCgtattaattacatttgtaacaagCTAAGTACATAAATTGTATGCACTAGCTTGAGGGGAAGTGTCAGAACAGGTATGgatttatacaatcctattagaatagaAATAAGTTTATACGATCCTATTAGCATAGAAATAAGTTTATACGATCCTATTAGAATAGAAATAAGTTTTTACAATCCTATTGTAATAGGAATAACTTTATCAATCCTATTATAATAGaaataggtttatacaatcctatttaGAATagaaatagtaaatagtatccTACTTGGTAAAGGATTGTAttgtagtgtctataaatagggtctcaacGTAATAATGTAGACATGACAACAATTCAgtaatattctttttcaatattactcacaagaacaaaagtaattatgtattttaaaatgCATTCAGGATCTGACAGAAACTAGACATTCTTTCTCCAGTGGTTTCCCATAATTTATAATCTGATAGTAGATCAACTCTAAGAAAGTTTTAATAGTGCAATGTCATTAAACAAAGTGAATTTCCTTTCTGTATAAGTAAATACGAGGCTAAAGGACCACATATCAGAAAATGTAATTAATGATTTTGCAGGCAACTATTTAGATTAGATGCAACAGACATTAATAAGAATCCAGCAGGCAGctaaaacttttctcacaaaAAGCAAGTTATGTAACAATATTAAACAACAATCTCAGCTCATTCagtataaaatttcaaatctaatTCTAAGATCCATTCTGAAGTACCAGAAAGTAGTAGGCACAACACCGTGTGACAGCCTACATTAACTAGTTTATCTGGGTCCTTGAGCTCGCTGCACATCATAACCACCCCAAGCACCAGGCCCATGTCCATACTGAGAATAACCTTCAGCACCACCCTGCacctaaaatataaaagaacaaCTAAACTTAGAAATTAAAATACTGAGGAAAAGAAGTCACATTTCATCTAGATGAAAAAGAGCAAAATACTGCTGTCCTTCTGCTCACTTTGTAATCTCATCAAATGCCAAAACCACAACAGAATTACTTACAGGATGAGCAGGGTTCACAGGATTCATTCCGTAATTAGCAGGATAATAATTCCCTGGATAACCAGATTCAGGATTCCCATAATTTGCATTGTACCCTGCACCTGTGTAGGTAAAGATGAACTTCATGAAACTGGTACAGTACTAACAATCTATGTCCAATAAGTATGAGAAATTTCAAAGCAGCAGCTGCGAAAGATTACATGAGTGTCTCTTTCTGTctatatacaaacaaaaaattaaacagCGCACCAATTGAAGCAATCATATCCAACTGAGCTTGTCAGGGATTTGAACCTCCAATAAACTATTACAAACCcgttttttgttatttattatttaataaaagaggAGATAAACAGTATTATATAGAGCAAATTCAATACACTCCAAAGAAGCTTGTGAAGGAATCAAACCCAATGGTAAATTTGATAAATTCTACTATCAACTTGAGGTAAATATTATTAGAGAAATTCTGAATTCTGATATGAAGCAGTAAATCAAATAGACAACCATGTAACTGcatgaaccatatagcagcttAATACATCAAAACAACGTCACTATTCAATCATGCTTAAAAGTGCTCAATCAAACAAAGACAATTCCGCTGAGAAACACAACAGCGAGGAAAATTTGTCTTCATCAGAAGATGGATCTTTCAATGTGCTTATTCATATCTGCATTTTGCATTTTCTGAACTTGGAAAAGGAAAGTACCTGGATTCGCAACAGCTGCTGCTGCTCGGGCTCTTTTTTCTGCATTAGCAACCTCAGCTCGAAGTTTTTCAAGTTCTCGAGCCATAGCTAGCAATTTTTTCTCCATAACCTGACCATATTCATAGTTTTCTGCATATCCTTTCTTCTCATTCTCAATAGCTGCCCTGTAAGCCAAGAGTACAGTAAGAAACTATCAATTTGAAAATGTTCCACAGAGAGCAGAACTCTGGGGAAAAGAATACCTTGCTCGCTGCAGCTCTTGTTTTAGACCTTCACTTTCAGCTTTAATTGCTGGAGCCTGCTGTAAATCTGCAGTCATTCTACTCAAATCCTGTGTCATTCTTTGATACTCAACAGTAAGCTCTTGTCTGGCAGCAGTAAACTCCTTAATATCCGAGCGCACTCGCATAAGCTCTGACCTCATACCATCAGCTACTTGGAGATCCATTTCCAACTTAGCAGACTTCTCATAAAGCTCTCTCATTTGCACATCAGTTTCCATACGCAAAGAACGGGCATAATGATCAGTTCGCTGAAGGTCGTATTGAGCAGCTTCTACTTCTTGTTTCAGTGCTACATGAGTTGCAGCTAACCTCTGGTTATCAACTAATAATCCTTGAATCTCATCATGCTGACTAGCCAGGTGTTCCTCAAGAACAGCAGGGTGTGGAGGCATTGGTCTGGAGCCCATTCCAAACTGTGATTCTCTCATTTCTTCAAGCATTGCTGGATGAGGCACCGGCAAGCGACCCCTAGCAAACTGGGGCTCATGCATTGGCGGAGGAAGTCCACCATGAGGACCACCTTTCATTGGAAGTGGAGGCCCGCGATTCCGACCGgccatcttcttttttttatcttgtctTGGTTATGAAATGATCAAATATATctgttagaaaaaaaaacaccaaTTGATATCAGTGACTAATGAAAACTACGATGGATAAGGGAATAAGGGTGTGTTAGTAAATGACTTCCATCCCACCCCAAACCCTTGACCTAAAATCAATAGTGAGGGACAGAACATCAACATAGCATAAAGGGGAAAAAAACTTCTACCCCTAAgcaatatcaaattttttttttacagatgACATCCAAAGCTGTGACCTAGTGGTTTATGAAGCGGGTGAGCACTTTGAAGGTGGAAATGAAAAACAATAAATCAATGGCCGCTTAACCCTAAAGCCACTAAAGCAGTGGAAACTAATAAGGGCCTCAAAATTACAAATCCCtgaaaaaccctaaacccccaAATTCAGTTCAAACGAAACACACAAAGATATATGATTATCACGCATAAGGAAAACGAAGCTCAAACACAAACATATATACATCCAAAGACGCCAAATCgcacagaaaaagaaataaattctAGTTAGAAGCAAGATTAAACGAAAACAGAGACAGTAAACCCAGAATATGAAGGAGATACATACCTAAAAGGAGCTGAACAAATCTGATGAAGGCGATGTTAAACTGTTAATTGTGAAAAGCACTGTATTCAGCCATAGCAGAATGAACGCTGCGCTTCcaaggactaaaaataaaacaagtatTTATTGTTTGTATTTGTTGGTATTGTGTTTAAAAATAATTCgcgtaattaattaaatttatactttatttttttatatcttaatTTATCTAACTCGcactaatttaaattaatcatattttaaaattaaatttgtaaaattatcttttaaaatttttgtaagaTTATCTTTACATGACTTTGTCGATATGAAGAATTGATCAATCCCCTTTGATACCTTATGAATCAAGCCTATTTCGTAGTGTTTGcctatataatttatatttctcTATGTGACTTGTATACTGTTATCATATTAGAAACTGCAAGTTATAttcgagttttttttttttaaaaaaaaagaagaattatcAAGAGATGTCTTCTCGCACATTTAAAGCTCAAACAAAgttaatcatcatataaataaattttacaacatattgttttaactttaaatatatTCTAAAGATAACACCACAAAATAGAATAGTATACGAGTAAAAGATATACTTCAATTGACATACTCCATAAGGtaatcttaattttattttttaacacttctaaaataattcaatcaaaattaagatatttaaatactaaaaaagtAAACGaacaaatattttcaatgtGAACTTGTTATAATTATCTCTTTAGCATAATTTGTCAACTGGAGACTACAAGCAACCCAACCAGCATAATTTGTCcatacaaaatttaattaattatcgaTAATTGTCGTAAAATGATTCTTTTTCTATAGTTGCTCTAGAAACAAATATCTTTCAACAACTTTTCGAATATATGTTTCTCATTTGAGTAATTTTATCTTCAAATTTCCAGTCACGAGTAGTGTAATTGAGAAAGTTGTGAAACATTTGGCAACAACTGGTCGACCAAAAAGCAAAAACCACTTTCAAAATAATTACTCGCACAATAATGTTTCGATGTCCATATTgttttttagtaaatttctcCACTCTTAGTCAGTTATTTCGGGCAGAAACAGAAAAAATCAAACGGCTAATGACAATTATTCAATGTAAAGAAGACCCCACTTCATGGAATTTTGAAGCACCAAATTAAAGTGAACATCACAAAGGCGCCTAGAGATAGCAATAAAACAAACCAAcgactagttttttttttccttccaaaTATATGTACATAATTCATTCTCTTAATCATTTCATAACATCAAGTTTTGAGCTTTAATCAAATTTTTCTGGATATACAACATGGAAGCAATATGGAATTTAGAAGAGAAATGGAAAATATCGACACGAGGAGCGATAGCCTTACTGGTAATTTGCACCTGTTCCTTAGTTATTGGAACCTGCATTATTGCTGCTTTAAGGAGAAATGTAAGAAGGAGAACAGAGGATCAAGAACCGCGTGTTGATGGTTCAACAGACATAGATTGTTCAGAGCCACCAGCAGAGCAGGGTCCGGTGAAGGAGGTGCTTACCAGTTCTGTGAGGTGGAGCCAGAAAGAGAAGCTTTCTCCATTGCTCGTTAGCGGAGATCTGCAAACTGAAGCTGATTTTGGATGGCAAAATCGCGGTGCAGCTTCACCTGTGTGGAAAAGACCTATACTAATGGGTGAAAAGTGTGAGCTGCCAAAGTTCAGTGGTCTTATACTCTATGATCAGAGAGGTCATGCTACTTCATCAAGTCGATAAATGGATTCAAATACGATCAGGTAAAACATAATAAGAGGCAAAAACATCAAGAGAAGCAACATCTAATGATTCCAAAGaatttctatttatatacataGTTCAGTCTTTACTATACTCCGAAAGCATACGTATAAATAAGTTCAGGATAATTACTTGTAAAATAATGGATGCTGAAGAACACTGTATTTGTTACTGTGATACCTAGGGGCCGATATACTGTAAAAACAGACTTAAAAGTTCTCGTGAACTCAATAGCTTTTGTCCAGAtctcgtatatatatatatatcaaggaATCcgttatcaataaaaaaattcatattataccATCAGTTTCTTTATTTAAACGTAATTCTGCATCTTCAATCTATGATTTGATAAGGAAAAGGAGAACAAGATAAATATAAGCATTAGAATCAATGCAGAAAAATATTCATTGAACGGGTATAGCTGAACGAGTTCAATGACTAGGGAACTGCCATCACCTTGAGCTTGGAATTCTCACCATTCTCCACGCAATCAAGTGAGATTTTACGATCACCTAGGACAAATAAAGGGAGATGTACAAATTAAAAGGTAATACTTGTTATTTAACAGCTCGAGAAAGAATGAAAGATATATGTTCACAAAATGCACACGTAACGAGAATTTACCTTTCCTCCTGGGTGGTTTTTCATGCGCAAAAGACATTACTTTCTTAGAACTCTAGTTCATGAATAAGATACTATAAGGCCTTCGGCAGAGTCCTCTCTTGAAGAATTTCTGTAATGTGCAAATAAAAGCAATTGTGTAACTCCCAAAAGTGTTCCGATGCCATTTGGTACCTGAAATTTAAGTAGAAACCCTTCGTGAGTCGGGCGAgaggaacaaaagaaaaaattggaaATTTCCCAAGTGAGAGAAAGAAAACTCACATATATAAAGGGATCAGAACTGAAAATTCCATACAAAAGGAAAGAGGCACTCATTAGGAAGGTGGAGAGGGACAGACAAAACGGCATGAATTCAACACTCCTGGTC contains these protein-coding regions:
- the LOC107026599 gene encoding protein FLX-like 1, giving the protein MAGRNRGPPLPMKGGPHGGLPPPMHEPQFARGRLPVPHPAMLEEMRESQFGMGSRPMPPHPAVLEEHLASQHDEIQGLLVDNQRLAATHVALKQEVEAAQYDLQRTDHYARSLRMETDVQMRELYEKSAKLEMDLQVADGMRSELMRVRSDIKEFTAARQELTVEYQRMTQDLSRMTADLQQAPAIKAESEGLKQELQRARAAIENEKKGYAENYEYGQVMEKKLLAMARELEKLRAEVANAEKRARAAAAVANPGAGYNANYGNPESGYPGNYYPANYGMNPVNPAHPVQGGAEGYSQYGHGPGAWGGYDVQRAQGPR
- the LOC107024213 gene encoding uncharacterized protein LOC107024213; the encoded protein is MEAIWNLEEKWKISTRGAIALLVICTCSLVIGTCIIAALRRNVRRRTEDQEPRVDGSTDIDCSEPPAEQGPVKEVLTSSVRWSQKEKLSPLLVSGDLQTEADFGWQNRGAASPVWKRPILMGEKCELPKFSGLILYDQRGHATSSSR